Part of the Faecalibacterium duncaniae genome, CAAATCGTGAAATGGCGGGTTTTGCCATCACGGATAGAAACAGCAAAACAAAGGAGAGAACCAATGGGCCTCTTTGGATTTGGCAAAAAAGAAAAAGATAAGATGAAAGACGGCCTCGAAAAGACCCGCACGGGCTTCTGGGGCAACATTATGAATACCCTCACCGGCAGCAAGATCGATGATGATCTTTACGATGAGCTGGAAGAGCAGCTCATTCTGGCCGATGTGGGCGGTGAAGTGGCCATCAAACTGGTGGACAAGCTGCGGGACCGGGTGAACGAGAAGGGTCTGAAAACCGGTGAGCAGGCCAGCGATGAACTGCGCGACCTCATTGCCGATGAGATGCGCCCCGAAGCTGAGATGGACCTGAGCGGCATGCCCGCCGTCATTCTGATCATCGGCGTGAACGGCGTGGGCAAGACCACCAGCATTGCCAAGCTGGCCGATTTCTATACCCGTCAGGGCAAAAAGGTCATGCTGGCCGCAGGCGATACCTTCCGTGCCGCCGCCAGCGAGCAGCTGGAGATCTGGGCCGACCGGGCGGGTGTGCCCCTTGTCAAGGCGGGCGAGGGCGCAGACCCCGCCGCTGTCATTTTTGATACGGTCAAGTCGGCCACCGCACGCGGCTATGATCTGGTCATTGCGGATACCGCAGGCCGCCTGCACAACAAGGCAAACCTGATGGCAGAGCTTTCCAAGATCAGCCGCAGTGTCAAAAAGGCCAGCCCCGAGGCCAGTCTGGAGACCCTGCTGGTGCTGGATGCCATCACGGGCCAGAACGCCATCAGCCAGGCCCGGGAGTTCTGCAAGGCGGCAAACGCCACCGGCATCATCCTGACCAAGCTGGACGGCACCGCCAAGGGCGGCTGTGTCGTGGCGGTCAAGCAGCGGCTGGGCCTGCCCGTGCGGTTCATCGGCGTGGGTGAGGGCATCGATGACCTGATCCCCTTCACCCCGGAGGGCTATGTGGAAGAGCTGCTGCCCCGGCAGTGGAAGCATTAACAACCCTCTCAGTCTCGCTGCCGCTCGCCAGCTCCCCCGAAGGGGGAGCCTTTGGCAGGCCGGTGGGGGTTCTGTGTTTTGGGGAAACAGCTTCGCCCTGCGGCCAAGGGAAGTAAGAGCTAACATAAAAGGAGAAATGCCACATGAAAATTTGTGCAGCGACCGGCAACGCCGGGAAGCTCCGTGAGCTGCGGCGCATTCTGGAAGCGCAGGGCCACGAGGTGGTCAGCCAGAAGGAGCTGGGCATCACCATTGAACCCGATGAGACCGGCACCACCTTTGAGGAAAACGCCCTCATCAAGGCCGAGACCATCTGCAAAGCCAGCGGCCTGCCTACCATCGCCGATGACTCGGGCCTCTGTGTGGATGCGCTGGAGGGTGCCCCCGGCGTGTACAGCGCCCGCTACTGCGGCCGCCACGGCGACGATGAGGCCAACAACGACAAGCTGCTGGAGAATATGCAGGATGTCCCGGCGGAACAGCGCGGTGCAAAATTTGTGGCCGCTGTCTGCTTTATCCTGCCCACCGGCCGGCACCTGACCTGCCGGGGCGAGTGCCCGGGCAAGGTGGCCTTTGCGCGCCTGGCAGGCGATTACGGTTTTGGCTACGATCCGCTGTTCATCCCCGATGAATGCGGCGTGGGCAAGGCGGAAAAGCGCCCCAATACCGAGGGACGCAGCTATGCCCAGCTTACCCCGGACGAAAAGGATGCCATCAGCCACCGCGGTGTGGCGCTGGCAAAGCTGGAAAAAGAATTACCTGAATTTCTGAAATAAAAGGAGAAAAAACTATGTTGACGAGCAAACAGCGCGCCATTCTGCGCGGCAAGGCAAACACCATGGACCCCGTTTTCATCGTGGGCAAGGGTGAGATCGACGAGACCATGATCCAGGGCGTGAAGGACTGCCTGGATGCCCGGGAGCTGATCAAGCTCAAGGTGCTGGAGAGCAGCATGTACAACGCCCGTGAGGCTTCTGTCAAGCTGGCAGAGGCCACCGGTGCCGACTGCGTGCAGGTCATCGGCTCCAAATTCGTGCTCTATCTGCAGAAGAAGAAGGACAGCGCCTACGCTGACCTGCTGAAATGAGGCTCCTGCTGTACGGCGGCACCTTTGACCCGCCCCACAACGGCCACCTGAACAATCTGCGCGCCGCCGCTGCCCGGGTGCGCCCGGACAGGGTGGTGGTGATGCCTGCGGGGCTTTCCCCCTTCAAGCAGTCCACCGCCGCCCCCGGCAGCGCCCGGGTGGAGATGTGCGCGTGCTTCCGTGCACTGGAAGCGGAGGGGGCTGTCCCGGCGCTGTGTGTCAGCGGCTGGGAGGTGGAGCAGGCCGCGCTGGGCAGGCGCAACTATACGGTGCTCACGCTGGAAATGCTGGCCCGGACTTACCCGGAGGCCGAGCTGTACATGGCCATGGGCAGCGATATGCTGCTGAGCTTTGACAGCTGGCACCGCTGGCAGGAGATCCTGCGGCTGGCCCGGCTGGTGGTCACGAGCCGGAATGTCGGCGACGCGCCGGAGCTTCACGCCAAGGCAAAGCAGATGGACCCCACCGGGGCCCGCATCCTGTTTGCACAGGTCGAGGCTCTGCCCATGGCCAGCAGCAACCTGCGTGCCCGCCTTGCAGCAGGGGAAGCGTGTGAAAATGAACTGCCCGCCCTCGTGCGCCGGGTCATCCGGCGGGAGGGGCTTTACCGGGCAGACAGAGGGGAAAGCGGAAACCATGAATCTGAAACAGGCAAAGGAGCTTGTGCGCGGCCGGTTGAGTGACAAGCGTTACGAGCATACCCTGAACGTGAGAAAAATGGCCGTCAAGCTGGCAAAGCGGTATGGCGTGGATGAGGACAAGGCCGCGCTGGCCGCCCTGCTGCACGACTCGGCCAAGGAGATCAGCAAGGACGAGATGCGCGCCATCATGCGGGCCCACCCGGAACTGGCCGAGGGCGGGGAAGAGCGCCCCACCCCGGTGTGGCACGGCATCTGCGCCGCCATCCTGGCCCGCACCGAGTGGGGCGTGGAGGATGAGGCTGTGCTTTCGGCCATTGCCTGCCACACCGCGGGCAAGCCCGGCATGAGCAGGCTGGATAAGATCGTCTATCTGGCGGATATGTCCAGCAAGGAGCGGGACTGGCCCGGGGTGAACAAGCTGCGCAAGCTGGAGCTGAAGGATCTGGATCTGGCCATGCTGGCAGCCCTCAGGCAGACGAATGACTTTGTGCTCTCGCAGGGGAAGCCCCTGGACCCCATGTCCAAGGCGGCCTACGATGAGATCAAAGCAGAGGTGGATGCCCGGGCTGCAAAGGCCGGGTGAGCCTGTTTTTCTGCACACACCCTGCTCCGGAAAAGAATACCGATTGCAGATTGTGGGTAAGAATGTTATACTATGGAACATGACGACAGTCTCTGTCGGAATAAAAAAGCTGGAGGAACCGAACGAATGAGTCAAGGTCCGCGTCATATCAATACAGACCGCTCGCTGAACCGTCCCACGGAGCAGCGCCCCACGGAGGCCTCAGCCCTGCATCAGGTGTCGCTGTCCGGGCAGCCGGATTTCTTCCAGAACGAACAGCCCGCACCCCAGCGGCCGGAACCGCCCCGCCAGAGCGCGGGCGGCGGACGCGGCGGCAACGGCGGCAGTCAGCCGCCCCGGCACGCGGCCCCCGCTGATGCCCACCGCCGCCGCAAAAAGAAGAAAAAGACCCCCGTGTGGCTGCCGATGGCTGTGACGCTGGCGGTGCTGGCCGTGATCTCGGGCGTGGTGGTCTACGCCGTGAACATGGTGAACAAGGTGGAGGATAATCTGAAGCCCGAGGAGAACGCGACCTCGCTGGTGGAGGAGATCCAGACGCTGGAGGAGTATAAGGGCGATGTGGTGAACATCCTTGTCTGCGGCATCGACTATGAGGAGGGCCGCGCCTATTCCTCGGACGGTAGCAACGACGGCATGACGGATATGATCCTGTACTGCCAGTTCGATATCAAGGGCGGTGCCCTGCGGATGCTGCAGATCCCCCGCAACAGTCTTGTTGCGACCCAGAACCGCAAGATCACCCTTTCCAACGGCAAGACCTACGCGGCTACCAACTATCAGATCAACTCGGTGGCCCTCTCCAACGGCGGCGACATTGCCGCGCTGGCGGAGGTCATCTATGATCAGTACAAGCTGCCCATCGACTACTATGTGACCATTGATATGCAGGCACTGGTGGAAATGGTGGACAACTTCGGCGGCATCGAGGTGTATATCCCCCACGATATGTCCTTTGCGGGCAGTGTCCTGAAGCAGGGCTACCGCAACCTGGACGGCGCATCGGCAGAGTTCTTTGTCCGCTGCCGCCACGGCGAGGGCTACGCCAACTCGGATATCGACCGCCTGAACATGCAGCGCTACTTCTATGCCGGCCTGTTCAAGCGGGTACGCAGCATGGGCGTGACCGATGTCATTGCGCAGCTGCCCCTGATCTTCAACAACTATATCCACACGGATATGGATCTGACCACCATTGCCAAGATGCTGGTGTCCTTTACCCGCATCGACAGTGGGAACATCATGCTGGCCCAGACCCCTGTGTTCATGGGCGTGCCCAATGTGGGCAAGACCAGCAGCTTTGACGGCTACTCCTGCGTGGTGCCGGATGCCGGTTCCATTGCAGAGCTGCTGAACACCTATTTCCGCAATTACACCGGCCCCGTGAGCGCCGAGGAAATGAACCTTGTGACCAACAACTGGCCCCACGGCACCGCTTCCACCAGCGCCAATGTCCAGTTCGTGGGACAGCTGGACAAGGAGTCCGATGATGCCATCCTGAGCGGCGATACCGACGTGGCAGGTGCGACCACCACCGACGGCCAGGCCGCGGGACAGTAACAAACCAGAGAGGAGACTTTTATGGAAAACAAGATCGACAGCAAGACCCTTGCCATTGAGATCGCAAAGATCCTGGATAAGAAAAAGGCCGTGGATGTCCGCGTGCTCAAAGTGGAGAGCCTGACCGTTCTGACCGATTACTTCGTCATTGCTTCCGGCACCTCCACCACCCAGGTGGGTGCTCTGGCCGACGAGGTGGAGTACGAGCTTTCTCAGAAGGGCATCGAGCCCTACACCACCGAGGGCTTCGACTCCAAGAACTGGGTGCTGCTGGATTATTCCAGCGTCATCGTGCACGTCTTTGTGCCCAACACCCGCACCTACTATGATCTGGAACATCTGTGGGCCGATGGTGAGCCCATGGATATCTCGGAATATCTGACCCCGGAAAACAGTCTGTAAGCTTCCCTGCCTGCAAGGGCGGCTGCCGAATATGAGGAGTGATTGAAAGCTATGAAGTATGATTACAAGGCCGTTGAGGCCAAGTGGCAGAAGGTGTGGGAGGACGAAAAGACCTTCCATGTCGAGATCGACCACAAAAAGCCCAAGTTCTATGCGCTGGTGGAGTTCCCGTATCCCTCGGGTGCGGGCCTGCATGTGGGCCACCCCCGCAGCTATACTGCCCTGGATGTGGTCAGCCGCAAGCGCCGCCAGAACGGCTACAACGTGCTGTACCCCATGGGCTGGGATGCCTTCGGTCTGCCCACCGAGAACTTTGCCATGAAGAACCACATCCACCCGGCCATCGTCACCAAAAAGAATGTGGATCACTTCCGTGAGCAGCTCAAGGCGCTGGGCTTCTCCTTTGACTGGGATCGCGAGATCAACACCACCGACCCCGAGTACTACAAGTGGACCCAGTGGATCTTCCTGCAGCTGTACAAGCACGGCCTGGCCTACAAGAAGGAAATGAACGTCAACTGGTGCACCGGCTGCAAGTGCGTGCTGGCAAACGAGGAAGTTGTCAACGGCGTGTGCGAGCGCTGCGGCAGCGAGGTCGTGCATAAGGTCAAGAGCCAGTGGATGCTCAAAATCACCGCTTACGCCGACAAGCTGATCGACGGCCTGGATGGTCTGGATTACATCGAGCGCGTTGCCACCCAGCAGAAGAACTGGATCGGCCGCAGCCATGGTGCAGAGGTGAACTTCGGTACCACCGCAGGCGATACCCTGACGGTTTACACCACCCGCTGCGATACCCTGTTCGGCGCTACCTACATGGTCGTCTCCCCGGAGCACGCCATGGTCAAGGAGTGGCTGGAAAAGGGCCTGCTCAAGAATGCGGATGCCGTTACGGCCTATCAGGCAGAGGCTGCCCGCAAGAGCGATTTCGAGCGCAGTGAGCTGAACAAGGAAAAGACCGGCGTGAAGCTGGAGGGCGTGATGGGCATCAACCCCGTCAACGACAAGCAGATCCCTATCTTTATCTCTGATTATGTCCTGTCCACCTACGGCACCGGTGCCATCATGGCTGTGCCCGCCCACGATACCCGCGACTGGGAGTTCGCCAAGAAGTTCGGCCTGCCCATCATCGAGGTGGTCAAGGGCAATACCGAGTCCAATCTGGACGAGGCTGCCTTTACCGATGTTGCCACCGGTACGCTGGTCAACTCCGGCTTCCTGGACGGCCTGTCTGTGACCGATGCCAAGAAAAAGATGATCGAGTGGCTGGAAGCCAACGGCAAGGGCTGCGACAAGGTGAACTATAAGCTGCGCGACTGGGTGTTCAGCCGTCAGCGCTACTGGGGCGAGCCGATCCCCATGGTCAAGTGTGAAAAGTGCGGCTGGCAGCCCCTGCCCGAGAGCAGCCTGCCCCTGACCCTGCCCGACATCACCGACTTTGAGCCGGGCCCCGATGGTGAGTCCCCGCTGGCCCGCCACACCGACTGGGTCAAGACCACCTGCCCCTGCTGCGGCGGCCCCGCCACCCGCGAGACCGACACCATGCCCCAGTGGGCCGGTTCCTCCTGGTACTTCCTGCGCTACATGGACCCCCACTGCAAGGACGCTCTGGCCTCCAAGGAGGCGCTGGAGTACTGGTCTCCCGTGGACTGGTACAACGGCGGCATGGAGCACACCACCCTGCATCTGCTGTACAGCCGTTTCTGGCACAAGTTCCTGTACGATATCGGCGTGGTGCCCACTGCCGAGCCTTACCAGAAGCGCACCGCCCACGGCATGATCCTGGGCCTGAACCCCCACAGCTTTGTCAACCTGCCCGCTGACGAGCAGGAGAAGCTGCTGAAGGAGTATGGCAGCCAGAAGGCCGCCGAAAAGGCACTGGAAGAGAAGTACGGCGAGATGGCACGCCATCCCATCGTCAAGATGTCCAAGAGCCTGGGCAACGTCATCAACCCCGATGAGGTGGTGGACCAGTACGGTGCCGACACCATGCGTCTGTATGAGATGTTCATGGGCGACTTTGAGCAGGCCGCACCCTGGCAGACCTCTGCTATTGCCGGCTGCAACCGCTTCCTCGACCGCGTGTGGGCGCTGTCCGACAAGCTGGTGGAGGGCGAGGGCTATCGCCCCGCCATTGAGACCCTGATGCACCAGACCATCAAGAAGGTGGGCGCTGACATCGAGGGCCTGAAGATGAACACCGCCATCGCCCAGCTGATGACGCTGGTCAACGCCCTGTACGACAACGGCGGTGCGACCAAGGCCGAGCTGGAGACCGTTGTTCAGCTGCTGAACCCGTTTGCTCCCCACATGACCGAGGAGCTGTGGGAGAAGCTGGGCCACAGCCACAATGAGCAGCTGGCCTACTACCCCTGGCCCCAGTACGAAGAGGCCAAGTGCGTGGAGAGCACCGTGGAGATCGCCGTGCAGGTGAACGGCAAGGTGAAGGCCCGCCTGAAGGTGGCTGCCGACATCGATGCTGCTGCCGCCATTGCCGCCGCCAAGGCTGACCCCGCTGTTGCCGCCGCTCTGGAGGGCAAGCAGGTCGTCAAGGAGATCTACGTCAAGGGCCGTCTGGTCAACCTGGCCGTGAAGTAAACCTCTCAGTCACGCTTCGCGTGCCAGCTCCCCTAATAGGGGAGCCCTTGGCATGCCGGTGGGGCTGTGCTGGACGCACAAAGTGTTGTGTTGCGTAAACCAGCTGGGCCCTGCGACAGAGGCAAACAAAATCTCAAAAAAGTTTTCAAAAAAGGTTGACGAACGCATGAAAATGCGCTATACTGTCTACTGTTAGTTACCATGTAACAACGAAATTCCTGCCTCACGGTCCAAGGGAGGGAATAAGATGTCGGAAATTCGTGTTAAAGAGGGCGAGTCGCTGGAAAGCGCACTGCGTCGCTTCAAGCGCAGCACCGCTCGCAGCGGTGTGCTCGCAGAGGTTCGTAAGCGCGAGGCTTACGAGAAGCCGTCTGTTAAGCGCAAGAAGAAGTCCGAAGCAGCCCGCAAGCGCAAGTTCAAGTAATTAACTGCTTGAAATCGCACGTTGCTTTAGATTTCAAACGCGTTGCTAACGCCGATGTAGGAGAGCCTGAAACTCAGGCTCTCCTATTTTCATTTTAACCTCTCAGTCTCGCTCTGCTCGCCAGCTCCCCTAGTAGGGGAGCCTTTGGCATACCGGTGGAGTTTACCTTCTGAGAAAAAATGCTGGTCTTGCGCTCTTACCAAAATCTCAATGAGGTCAAAACTATGCTCATTACCCCCGAATATGTTTTTAAGGATGTGACCCACATCACGCCGGAGTGGCTGGCCCAAAAGGGCATCCGGGCGCTGGTGCTGGATATCGACAACACCCTGACCGCCGACCGCAGTCAGGAGCTGCCGGAAGAAGTGGCCGGGTGGCTGGAAGCCATGCGCAGGGCGGGCGTAAAGCTGACCATCGTTTCCAACGGTGCCGAAAAGCGGGTGCGCCCCTTTGCGGAAAAGCTGGGCCTTGCCTACCTCTACCGCAGCGCCAAGCCCCTGCCCTTTGCGCTGGGGGTGGCCCGCCGCCGGATGCAGGTGAAGCGCAGGGAAATGGCCATGGTGGGCGACCAGCTCTATGCCGACCGGATGGCGGCGGCGCTCTATGGTATTCCGGGCCTGATGGTCATCCCCCGCGGACCGGATCTTGGGGCACAGGTGGTGCTCAAGCGCAAGTGGGAGAAAAAACACTGGCAGGAATACTACGACCGGGGAGGTAAGACCCTGTGAGTGAGTGGAAGATCCGGTTCGGCACCGCAGGCACCAGCGACAGCTTCACGGCCATGGGGTATAAGAACAGTCTGGACATTCCGGCCTATACCGAAAAAATGGGGCTGGATGCCTTTGAATACCAGTGCGGCCATGGAGTCCGGCTGGGGCTGGACAAGGCCCGGCAGATGGCTGACGATGCCGCCGCCCGGGGGATTTTGTTCAGCGTCCACGCGCCTTACTATATCAGCGCCTCCAGCCTGGACGAGGAAAAGCGGCTGAACAGCGTGAACTATCTGCTCCAGAGCGCGGCGCTCTGCAGGGCGCTGGGCGGCAGGCGGGTCATCTTCCACTCCGGCAGCTGCGGCAGGCAGAGCCGGGAAGCTGCCCTGGAAAAAGCGCTGGACACCCTGAAACGGGCGCAGGACGCGCTGGATGAAGCGGGCTTTGCCGAGATCACCCTCTGCCCTGAGACGATGGGAAAGATCGGCCAGCTGGGTACGCTGGAAGAGGTGTTGGCTCTCTGCGGGGTGGACAGACGCATCACCCCCTGCATCGACTTCGGCCACCTCAACGCCCGGACGCTGGGCGGCATTCGGTCCAAGGCGGATTATGCCGCTATCCTTGACCGCATCGGGGAGGCGCTGGGGGATGCGCGTGCCCGGCAGTTCCATGTCCATTTTTCCCGCATCGAGTATTCCAAGGGCGGTGAAAAGCGGCACTGGACCTTTGCCGAGACCCAGTTCGGCCCCGAACCCCAGCCCCTGATGGAGCTGCTGGCCGAGCGCGGGCTTGCGCCAGTCATCATCTGTGAGAGCGCCGGTACGCAGGCAGAGGATGCACAGACGATGCAGAGAATGTATTGTGGATGAACTTTTTTCTGATTTTATCGTCTTTTTTGCTCAAACCCCTTGCCAAACCATGCAGGATTGAGTAAAATAAATAGAGATATGCATTAAGCATCAATGAGATTTTACTAATGGAGGAATTCCTATGATTTCTGCAGGCGAGTTTCGCAACGGCGTGACCTTTGAGCAGGACGGCCAGGTTCTTCAGGTCGTTGAGTTCCAGCACGTGAAGCCCGGCAAGGGCGCTGCCTTTGTCCGCACCAAGACCAAGAACGTGATCACCGGCTCTGTGGTTGAGACCAGCTACAACCCGACCGCAAAGTTCCCTCAGGCTTTCATCGAGCGCAAGGACGTGACTTACAGCTATGAGGATGGCGATCTGTACCACTTCATGGACAACGAGACCTACGACGATATCCCCGTCAACGCTTCCGATGTGCCCGATAACTTCAAGTTCTGCAAGGAGAACGAGCCGTGCAAGCTGCTGAGCTATAAGGGCAAGGTCTTCAGCGTCGAGATCCCCAACTTCATCGAGCTGGAAGTCACCCAGACCGAGCCGGGTGTCAAGGGCAACACCGCCACCAACACCCTGAAGCCCGCTACTGTCGAGACCGGTGCTGAGATCCGCGTTCCTCTGTTCATCAACGAGGGCGACCACATCCGCATCGATACCCGCACCGGCGAGTATATGGAGCGCGTCTAATTTACCGACAGACCGGGCAGCGGGCAACCGTGTGCCCGGTTTTTTGATTAAGATAGGAGGTCATTCTTATGAAGGAAAAGGCTGCATACCTGCGGGGCCTGATCGAGGGCCTGGGCATCGACGAGACCACCAAAGAGGGCAAGGTCATCAAGGCCATGAGCGAACTGCTGGGCGAACTGGCAGAGGCTGTGGACGGCATCGATGAAGATGTGACCCGCGCCTACGACCAGATCAACGACCTGAGCGAGGAGCTGGAGGATCTGGAAGCCGACCTCTATGAGGACGATGAGGATGACGAGGAGCCCGAAGAAGAGGAAGAGGATACCGAAGAGGACGACAATGACGATGATATCGCCAGTGAGCCGTTCTATGAGGTGGCCTGCCCCAACTGCGGCGAGACCGTTTACGTCAGCGAGGACGACCTGGACGCGGGCGAAGCAAACTGCGCCCACTGCGGCGTGACCTTTGAGGTCGCGCTGGAGGATGAGGACGAGGAGCAGGAGGAAGGCCCCGTGCAGTACGAGGTGACCTGCCCCGCCTGTGGTCAGACCACTGTGTTTGAGGAGGACGACCTGCTGGATGGCGCACCCAAGTGCCCCGGCTGCGGCAAGCCCCTGGACTTTGAAGTGACCGAAGAGTAAAGCACAACAAAAAGGACCGTCTCCTCAGCGGGAGACGGTCCTTTTTTATGCCGTTCAGCGGGTCTCGTTTGCCTTCTGCAGCCAGATGCTGCCAATGTCCAGTGCGTTGTACAGGCCATTCTTGGTGGTCTGGCGGAACACGCGGGCCTCAGGGGCCAGGCTGTCGTTGGTGGAAAAGACCTGAATGTGTACCTTATCGGCCACATCCATGCCGCCCACGGATTTGGTGCTCAGGATCTGCATCCGCAGCACATAGGGGTCGGTCATACGGCCGTAATACAGCTCGTTGTCCTTACGGACGAGGGGCTTGCCTTTATAAGTCAGTTTCGGTGTAAATGGCATCGTGAAAGCCTCCCTATCGTTTGATACACTTTAGTATAACACATCTGGCAGGATGGATGCAAGCCGCAGGGGCCGTACAGGCAGATTTTTCTTTGCGGACAGTTTCTGCTTGACAAACCACGGGCAGATGTGATATCTTTGACCCAGAAGAACGGGTTTGC contains:
- the ftsY gene encoding signal recognition particle-docking protein FtsY, producing MGLFGFGKKEKDKMKDGLEKTRTGFWGNIMNTLTGSKIDDDLYDELEEQLILADVGGEVAIKLVDKLRDRVNEKGLKTGEQASDELRDLIADEMRPEAEMDLSGMPAVILIIGVNGVGKTTSIAKLADFYTRQGKKVMLAAGDTFRAAASEQLEIWADRAGVPLVKAGEGADPAAVIFDTVKSATARGYDLVIADTAGRLHNKANLMAELSKISRSVKKASPEASLETLLVLDAITGQNAISQAREFCKAANATGIILTKLDGTAKGGCVVAVKQRLGLPVRFIGVGEGIDDLIPFTPEGYVEELLPRQWKH
- the rdgB gene encoding RdgB/HAM1 family non-canonical purine NTP pyrophosphatase; translation: MKICAATGNAGKLRELRRILEAQGHEVVSQKELGITIEPDETGTTFEENALIKAETICKASGLPTIADDSGLCVDALEGAPGVYSARYCGRHGDDEANNDKLLENMQDVPAEQRGAKFVAAVCFILPTGRHLTCRGECPGKVAFARLAGDYGFGYDPLFIPDECGVGKAEKRPNTEGRSYAQLTPDEKDAISHRGVALAKLEKELPEFLK
- a CDS encoding YhbY family RNA-binding protein; this translates as MLTSKQRAILRGKANTMDPVFIVGKGEIDETMIQGVKDCLDARELIKLKVLESSMYNAREASVKLAEATGADCVQVIGSKFVLYLQKKKDSAYADLLK
- the nadD gene encoding nicotinate (nicotinamide) nucleotide adenylyltransferase, which gives rise to MRLLLYGGTFDPPHNGHLNNLRAAAARVRPDRVVVMPAGLSPFKQSTAAPGSARVEMCACFRALEAEGAVPALCVSGWEVEQAALGRRNYTVLTLEMLARTYPEAELYMAMGSDMLLSFDSWHRWQEILRLARLVVTSRNVGDAPELHAKAKQMDPTGARILFAQVEALPMASSNLRARLAAGEACENELPALVRRVIRREGLYRADRGESGNHESETGKGACARPVE
- the yqeK gene encoding bis(5'-nucleosyl)-tetraphosphatase (symmetrical) YqeK, whose translation is MNLKQAKELVRGRLSDKRYEHTLNVRKMAVKLAKRYGVDEDKAALAALLHDSAKEISKDEMRAIMRAHPELAEGGEERPTPVWHGICAAILARTEWGVEDEAVLSAIACHTAGKPGMSRLDKIVYLADMSSKERDWPGVNKLRKLELKDLDLAMLAALRQTNDFVLSQGKPLDPMSKAAYDEIKAEVDARAAKAG
- a CDS encoding LCP family protein, with amino-acid sequence MSQGPRHINTDRSLNRPTEQRPTEASALHQVSLSGQPDFFQNEQPAPQRPEPPRQSAGGGRGGNGGSQPPRHAAPADAHRRRKKKKKTPVWLPMAVTLAVLAVISGVVVYAVNMVNKVEDNLKPEENATSLVEEIQTLEEYKGDVVNILVCGIDYEEGRAYSSDGSNDGMTDMILYCQFDIKGGALRMLQIPRNSLVATQNRKITLSNGKTYAATNYQINSVALSNGGDIAALAEVIYDQYKLPIDYYVTIDMQALVEMVDNFGGIEVYIPHDMSFAGSVLKQGYRNLDGASAEFFVRCRHGEGYANSDIDRLNMQRYFYAGLFKRVRSMGVTDVIAQLPLIFNNYIHTDMDLTTIAKMLVSFTRIDSGNIMLAQTPVFMGVPNVGKTSSFDGYSCVVPDAGSIAELLNTYFRNYTGPVSAEEMNLVTNNWPHGTASTSANVQFVGQLDKESDDAILSGDTDVAGATTTDGQAAGQ
- the rsfS gene encoding ribosome silencing factor, coding for MENKIDSKTLAIEIAKILDKKKAVDVRVLKVESLTVLTDYFVIASGTSTTQVGALADEVEYELSQKGIEPYTTEGFDSKNWVLLDYSSVIVHVFVPNTRTYYDLEHLWADGEPMDISEYLTPENSL
- the leuS gene encoding leucine--tRNA ligase; the protein is MKYDYKAVEAKWQKVWEDEKTFHVEIDHKKPKFYALVEFPYPSGAGLHVGHPRSYTALDVVSRKRRQNGYNVLYPMGWDAFGLPTENFAMKNHIHPAIVTKKNVDHFREQLKALGFSFDWDREINTTDPEYYKWTQWIFLQLYKHGLAYKKEMNVNWCTGCKCVLANEEVVNGVCERCGSEVVHKVKSQWMLKITAYADKLIDGLDGLDYIERVATQQKNWIGRSHGAEVNFGTTAGDTLTVYTTRCDTLFGATYMVVSPEHAMVKEWLEKGLLKNADAVTAYQAEAARKSDFERSELNKEKTGVKLEGVMGINPVNDKQIPIFISDYVLSTYGTGAIMAVPAHDTRDWEFAKKFGLPIIEVVKGNTESNLDEAAFTDVATGTLVNSGFLDGLSVTDAKKKMIEWLEANGKGCDKVNYKLRDWVFSRQRYWGEPIPMVKCEKCGWQPLPESSLPLTLPDITDFEPGPDGESPLARHTDWVKTTCPCCGGPATRETDTMPQWAGSSWYFLRYMDPHCKDALASKEALEYWSPVDWYNGGMEHTTLHLLYSRFWHKFLYDIGVVPTAEPYQKRTAHGMILGLNPHSFVNLPADEQEKLLKEYGSQKAAEKALEEKYGEMARHPIVKMSKSLGNVINPDEVVDQYGADTMRLYEMFMGDFEQAAPWQTSAIAGCNRFLDRVWALSDKLVEGEGYRPAIETLMHQTIKKVGADIEGLKMNTAIAQLMTLVNALYDNGGATKAELETVVQLLNPFAPHMTEELWEKLGHSHNEQLAYYPWPQYEEAKCVESTVEIAVQVNGKVKARLKVAADIDAAAAIAAAKADPAVAAALEGKQVVKEIYVKGRLVNLAVK
- the rpsU gene encoding 30S ribosomal protein S21; translated protein: MSEIRVKEGESLESALRRFKRSTARSGVLAEVRKREAYEKPSVKRKKKSEAARKRKFK
- a CDS encoding YqeG family HAD IIIA-type phosphatase — its product is MLITPEYVFKDVTHITPEWLAQKGIRALVLDIDNTLTADRSQELPEEVAGWLEAMRRAGVKLTIVSNGAEKRVRPFAEKLGLAYLYRSAKPLPFALGVARRRMQVKRREMAMVGDQLYADRMAAALYGIPGLMVIPRGPDLGAQVVLKRKWEKKHWQEYYDRGGKTL
- a CDS encoding TIM barrel protein, giving the protein MSEWKIRFGTAGTSDSFTAMGYKNSLDIPAYTEKMGLDAFEYQCGHGVRLGLDKARQMADDAAARGILFSVHAPYYISASSLDEEKRLNSVNYLLQSAALCRALGGRRVIFHSGSCGRQSREAALEKALDTLKRAQDALDEAGFAEITLCPETMGKIGQLGTLEEVLALCGVDRRITPCIDFGHLNARTLGGIRSKADYAAILDRIGEALGDARARQFHVHFSRIEYSKGGEKRHWTFAETQFGPEPQPLMELLAERGLAPVIICESAGTQAEDAQTMQRMYCG
- the efp gene encoding elongation factor P encodes the protein MISAGEFRNGVTFEQDGQVLQVVEFQHVKPGKGAAFVRTKTKNVITGSVVETSYNPTAKFPQAFIERKDVTYSYEDGDLYHFMDNETYDDIPVNASDVPDNFKFCKENEPCKLLSYKGKVFSVEIPNFIELEVTQTEPGVKGNTATNTLKPATVETGAEIRVPLFINEGDHIRIDTRTGEYMERV
- a CDS encoding CD1247 N-terminal domain-containing protein, with the translated sequence MKEKAAYLRGLIEGLGIDETTKEGKVIKAMSELLGELAEAVDGIDEDVTRAYDQINDLSEELEDLEADLYEDDEDDEEPEEEEEDTEEDDNDDDIASEPFYEVACPNCGETVYVSEDDLDAGEANCAHCGVTFEVALEDEDEEQEEGPVQYEVTCPACGQTTVFEEDDLLDGAPKCPGCGKPLDFEVTEE